The Oryctolagus cuniculus chromosome 12, mOryCun1.1, whole genome shotgun sequence genomic interval GGAAGATGCAGAGCTGTCTTGAGAAAGCAGGGCCTCAGTAAGACGCTGTCTGACTAGGACCTGTGGGAACCTCCATTCATTTGctccagggtcagggctgggtggggctgtgggggtggggaagatcCTTAGAATGCAGGCACTGGAAGAGCCGCATGTAGATCTTTTTAAAGTTTGGTAAATTTGTTTCATACAGTGGTTTACAGAAAACATGGAGGGTACAGAGAGCAAGCTGGTCTGGGCGTGAAGGAAAGAGATTTCCCAGAGACTAACAACTGCCCGGGACCCCTGGCACGCTGGCTAAGCACACGCTCTTAAGCAAGGACATTTGGGCCTTTTATGGATTCTTTTCCTCTTCTAGACTGcctttcaataataataaaagttacCACTTAATGAAGCATTCTCTCTGCCAGCCATTCTAGCAAGCACTTTGCACGGctgtgtcttcaaaaagttcatggagaatggatgatatgaaaaaaaaaaaaaaaactattcatgggtttcaaaaaaaattttgcaccctAATAAAATcccttttcaattccatttttccacaaactttttgaagtacccttttatattagctcatttaatcttCTCAGCAGAAAACTGAGACGGAAGATGTTAAATGTCCTGCCCAGGATCACATATCTAGTGGACTGATGGAGCCTGGGCTTCCGACCACCAGGTCGGCTTTGGCAGCTCCCCATCCTGTTGGGAATTCTCCTGAACAGAATGGGGACCAGGAGAGAAGTGGCACAGCGCACACTGAGTCCAGGGCCTGCCCCACAGCACCCTGCCCTCTCCCAGTGCTCCCTCACCAGGCTGGTTTGGAGGCTGTGGGAAGACAGTCAAGGGGAGTGGGAGGACCCTGGCACTTGGAGTCAGGGACGTAAATCCAATCAGTGCTCCTGGCTTTATGACAGGATGCCTCCCTGACCTTCAGTCTTCTCTGTAAACAGGGGTTCCCATGAAAAGGCTCCCCTGGACTGACAGGGCTGTCGGGGTTTTTGTAGACATCGGAAAGCCTGTGATAAACTGGGGAGTGTTGCTGTTGTGACTGTTTGCAGCACCTGTATGCCCTGGAGACCTGGCCAAAGTTTTCCTAAGCAGCCTAAACTCCTGCCTCCATCCCAAAGTCCCTGCTCAATTTGCAAACCCTCAGTTCCTTAATCTCTGGTCTCCCCACTTACATAAGAAAGCAGGAAAGAGCTTCCGTGTCAGGACTTTGAGATAGGTGCCTCCGGGCCAAGGATTTGTAGCGCTGCCAGCGACGGAAGTTTTCGTAAACACCCTTGGAAGTACAGGAGAGGTCACCCAGCGGGGGCTGGGATCTGGCGGTGGCAGGGTCTCCTTCCTCAGGTGACCCTTGTGGCCCCGGCCAAGCTTTTTCCAGGGGCACCATAGGTGCCAGTTGGGCAGCTTGCGCGGGAGCCTGAGGAGGAAGGCCTGAGGGTCCCTCCTGGCTCATGCCAGCAGCTTTAGGGGGCAGAATGGCCTTCACAGTAGAGGCTGTCACAAAGCGAGTTGGGGGGCCCTCAGTGTCCGAGGCAATCCAATTGATGGCTGTGGGAGTAAGGATGAAGTTCTGAGCTTGCGAGGGCTCAGCCGGGCTCCCTTCTGTCTTGACCGTGACTATGACCTTActagccccagccccactggggcCAGGAATCCCATCCCCTGTCATCAGCAAggggctggggaaagcagagagCACCAGAGGATTATTTCCTGAGAATGCCGAAGGCACAGGGGGCTGTGGAGGTGGGTCCCAGGGGGGCTGGTCTGGCGGGCCAGGAGTAGGAGGGGGAAAGGGAAGTGCAGCGAAAGGAGACAGGGCAGCACCAGGTTTCATGGTCATGTCCGGTCCTGGCAATGGAGATGCTGTTgagacaaagaaaaggagagaatggagcCGGAGAAAAGGAGACCAGAAGTTAGGAATCTGCGCTAGCTGAGAAGTCCTGTGTTAGAGGAGTTGCCCCTTGTCAACAAGACACTGTCTATCAGGAAGAGGCAAGCCCAAGCCACCACCGCCTCTGAGAGCTTCTCTAAGCCAGGGGATGCCTGGTGGACCCTCCCTGCCAGCCAGCCCCACAGGCTGTTTAGCAAGACAGGAGATAGGGTTGACACCTCTGAAAGAAAAACAGCCCGTGGCAGACTCAGAGCAGCAGCGGAACTAGTTCAgagaagttctggctcctctccaGGTACCCACAGGGCCCTTGAAAAGGAGGCAGTTTCAAAAAAGATTACTGGGGGTCTGGGCTGGGGCGtagggggttaaagccccggcttgcagcaccagcaccccgtatgggcgccagtttgtgtcccggctgctccacttctgatccagctctgtgctatggcctgggaaagcagcagaaaatggtccaagtccttgggcccctgggtgggagacccagaagaagctcctggctcctgacttcggatcagctcagctctggccgttgtgtggtcatttggggagtgaaccagcagatggaagacctctctctctctcaaataaataaaatcaatcttaaaaaaaaaaaaaaaaatgggtccgGTGCtacggtgctatggcgcagcaggttaatgccctggcctgaagcgccggcatcccatgtgggcgccggtttgatgagacccggctgctccacttctgatccagctccctgctatggcctgggaaagcagtggaagatgacccaactgcttggggccctgcatccacgtgggagacctggaagaagctcctggctcccagctcctggctttggatcgacgcagctctgaccactgcggccaattggggagtgaaccatcagatgaagacctctctctctctctctgtctctcctctctctgtgtaactctttcaaatgaataaataagtctttaaaaaaaatcattggcccatctcctgctccttttccctttcctgtcAGCATCTTCACTTTCTCTCCTAAAACAACACAATGAAAGCTGCGGTGCCCTTGTCCCATAACACCTTGCATACATGTACGCTTCCTATTCCCACCTATTCCAAATGGGATTCACAGCCCCCGCCCTCTGTTCCTAGGTCCTCTGTGGCCTCTGCCGCCACTCATGGAAGTGCAAATCCCAGGAGAAGGTATGTGGATTAGATGTTTGACTCCCAGAAATGTTGTATAACATCCAGGAATAGCTAACCAGAGAGGATTAGATAAAGACCAGGAAATGGCCCTGGAGAGGGAGGTTTTCAGTCGCTCTGGACATGTTGAAGTTTGGCAGTGCTTGGGGCTGCTAATAGCAGACACTGAGGGTCCACTAGGAACAAGGCACTGAGCTAGCGCTGAGGCAGGGACAGCTGAGTCAGGAACTGCTCCTGCTGTGGAGGAGCTGTGTGGACACTAGGCAAGGAGGCCAGGGGTAAGAACACACGCATATACTTTGTTAATCATGACCTGTGTCTCCCAGGGCTTTTAATAACAGTAAAGGTGGGAAACCTGCCTGATTTCACggtgctctcctcctcctcttacaAAGAGTATTCCACCAGCAGACTAAGGCCAGTTCTACTTCCTGACCTTGAAAGAGATTTAGAATGTGACAAACTAAGATTCACTCATCTGAACCACAGAGCAGAGGGCCAGGAGTATGCCAGGAACTACCAAACATAAGTCATCCGTCTCAAGGACTCAGGTCCACAAAATGTAGGGAAACAGAATATTTTAGGGAAGCCACGGCTCTCATGCCAGTGATGAACCACCTCCTCTGGTCCTGATGAGTCAGGAAACACTGGGGGCAGAGGCCGATGCTTGGCCTGAAGGTTAAGAgacctgcatcccacagtggagtgcctgggtttgattcttagTTCTgcctcctaattccagcttcctggtaatgtagaCCCGTGGATCTGTGCCACTCCTACCACGTAtacccctgccctggctgcagaAACACATTCTCTTCCAGAGAATCAGTTATGCCATCTGTACTCCACACTCAGCATGTTTGCCCTGGGATGCCACCATCTGACTCGAAGGAGGCCCTCCTCCTTCCTTAACCCCTAGTGTTCATGGTACAAGCACCTGACCCAGCCTCCCAGGGGTGATGCCTTTGGGGGATGGTCTCACATTTTCTAGATCAGCCCAAAAAGCTTGTGCCCTGCTGAAGTGTCAAACTTGAATCCCCAAGGATGTGAGTAGGTGGTTGGGGATGGGGCCCTGCCCCGCCACCTGAGACTTACTTCCATCTGAAGCCATGGTCTCAGGCTTGGGTACTAACTCTGGCTGTCTGGAAGCCTCCAGAATGAGACAGTCAGGTCTGGAGTCCCAGAAAGTAACCTGGCTCCAATAGATACACAGGGATCCAAGGAAGGACGTGTAAGGATTGTAGCAAAACAGAACTAGAATGCGAACTCCGGGCGTtctgcagtgggggaggggagaagggagtgcgggggggggggggggggggcgggggggcgggcatGAGGTGGGGGTTGGGAGGGTTCTAATTAGTAGACAATACCCAGGAATCCCCCCAAACTAGAGTTTGGCAACACAATTGCTTGTGTGCCTCTTTAGAGCAATTTGTAAAATCTTCCTCAGATTCCAAACATCATACTATACAGTTTTACCTTTCAGTTCCCTACACTTTAATTTTCCATCTCGTACCTAGTTTTGTACCCTTTAAACCTATCCGATTTTCCAACTGACTTCCTACTAATAGCAGGTGGTAGACCCTTGACTTAATTCAGTGACAGCTATATTTTCTGAACCAAATTCAGAGCACATTGCAATGTGGGCCAAAGGAATAAAACGTTGGCATTTAGACTTGTCTCACATGACCAGGGGCATTCAGTTGCTGTCTGCACATCACTTCCTTGGAAAGCAGACCTGCAGCCCCACAGGAGTCCACTAGTGGAAACTGCAGTCCGCAAAAACCATAGATTACCCTTCGCTGAGAAGCCCcgttacatttaaaaataatcataattcaAACTGCCACGCGGCTAGATCTTCAAGACCAGACagttttttgttaaattattttgttatttggaaatttttaaataggTCACATATTAGAATATTTCAAAGGTCAAACTGTACAAAATAGACTATACAGCAACAAGTCTTTACTTGTAACCAAATTCTCTAAAGCAGAGGGAGCGAGTGTCATGTTTCTTGTGAATTTCTGGAGCGGCACTTTAATCAACTACAAGCAAGtacaaactatatttttaaaaaaaaaaaagcttttgggTTTTTCTCGTTACAAAATTCACATACGTTCCAATGTTTTTGCCGTTACAACTAACTCTGTAGTGGTCACGTCCTTAAACTGGAGTCCTATAAGGAGAATTTCTACGTTCTTTTACGGATTCTACATAGTCCTAGAAGATATATCTTACGCTATTCTTAGCTACTTACCACTCTGAGAAAGAGCGCTGAATTTTCTGGAAAGAGATCTGGGTTTGAATCTGGGTTCGCCCACTAAGACATACTGGACCGGTCTCATAAAATAACTTTACGCTCTTTCCTTTAGAGAATATGGAATACCCGTCATGCACTCTTTACCGCCAATACTTTGAATCGGGGCGTAGGAACCGGATGTAAAAGTGGGGAGGACAGAAAACCTTATTTCTCCCCTAGGGTCAAGGGGCGCCGAATCCGCGAGCCCTCTTTTCTGTGGGCCCTGGAAACCCACTGGAGACGCTCTGGAGAGGGTGTGCATCCTGGGGTGAAGGCGGGCTTGTCCACACCAGTGTGCGAGCCCCGACCGTGCCTCCCTACCCCCCTACGGCGCTTGGCAGTGCCGGGCACACCGTGGGCACCCTCCACGTGTCTCCTAACGTCTGCAAGGGTGGAACTGTGCAACTGTGTAGCCGGCCCAGGCCCGGCCCGCGGGGGCGCACGGGCGGACTACATTTCCCGGTGTgcccggggcgggcggggcgccgCCGGAAGGAAGTGGGCGAGCACGCGAGCGGCCGGCGGGGCTGCGTGTGGCGCGGGAGCCGGCGCTGCGGGTCGTCATGTTTCTCCAGTATTATCTCAACGAGGAGGGCGACCGGGTGTACACGCTGAAGGTGAGGCGAGACGGGCACGGCGAGACGCGGCGGCGGGAGGGGTCGGGCGCGCGTGGGGAGGAGCCGGGGCGAGCTCCGGGGCGCGCGTGGGGAGGCGCCGGGGCGAGCTCCGGGGCGCGCGTGGGGAGGCGCCGGGGCGCGCGGCGCTCAGCTCGCCGTCTTTCTTCCCCGAGCAGAAGTTTGACCCTATGGGACAGCAGACCTGCTCGGCCCATCCTGCGCGCTTCTCCCCGGACGACAAGTACTCGCGACACCGCATCACCATCAAGAAGCGCTTCAAGGTGCTGATGACCCAGCAGCCGCGTCCTGTGCTCTGAGGGCCTCCTCCACCGCCTGCCGCTCCGCAGAGGCTCCttgtaaaataaaccaaaaatgcCCCCTCCACCTCGGCCATGAAGCCGCCTCTGGATTTGGGTCTCGTTCTTGCGTTTGATCACGCTTGTGTGTTGCCCTAAAGGAAACAGGTTCGGCTCTGTCAGGGTTTGAATTACTGCCGGGTTATTACATGTAAAATGACTTGAGAGAGCTCTCACTTGTGTGTTGGTggttggtttttcttttaaagattttttttttaagcgttggggggagagagatcttccatctgctggttcactcccccacatggctgcgacAGCCCgagccaggagtgtggaactccatctgggtcttccctgggatgctggggcccagacacctgggtcatcccccactgctgtcccaggcacatgagcagggagctaggttggaagtggagcagccaggacttgaaccggcactgagGCGGTTAAGAAAAACCCAAGCTTCTGCAACAGGAGTAGTGAAGTGCTGTTACAGACAGGAGGGTGttggggaagggaaagagagcttGAGACGGACTTTTCCACAGTTGTCAGTGTGGACTGATAAATACCTCTTCTCCCAAGTAATTTGTTCTCCTTGAAGATGATATTTTGACTTAAATTGGAAGTGTGCTGGAAGAAGTAATAGCAATCTACTTTATAGAATGAAGGCAGTGACTTGGAAGTCAGGAACTGTGGTTCTCTGTGCAAGTTTAGAAAAGTTACTTAACCTAGTTAGTCCTCTTCTCCCAATTTCTGATTTATAAGAAACATTAATTGTAATTACAGAATGCCCAACTGTGTGAATAGAACAGTTTTAGGCATAATAACTAAACCCTCTAGAAATATTCCCAGACTTTAGTCCTTCCCCTTAAGGACTTGTTACCCGTCGCAGAGGGGAGGACGGTTGCCAGAGCGAGTTTCGTGGGTTGCTTTCCTCAGGTTAGTGTGGAAATAAAAAGccgggaaacaatttgcaaagaggcagaaatttTTATTAGAAACATTTATTTGGTTGGCAAAGGACAGAGAAAGCGTCTGGTCCAAGAGGGGAGCAGATGGAGTGCTGGAGTgagacactggctttgaggagtGTCCCGATTTTTaaggcattaatttttttttcattgggtcattctctggggg includes:
- the LOC100344594 gene encoding H/ACA ribonucleoprotein complex subunit 3 translates to MFLQYYLNEEGDRVYTLKKFDPMGQQTCSAHPARFSPDDKYSRHRITIKKRFKVLMTQQPRPVL